Below is a window of Chloroflexota bacterium DNA.
TGCCCGCTGATAGTGACCTGGGTCCCACCGGTCGATGATCCCGAATCTGGTGTCACCGATAGAACCGTCGGAGGAGGCACAAAGGTGTAACCGCCGGTCAACACGGCTGTTTGAAGATCGGGATTGGTGACGACGACGTCAACGGTTCCCAGTCCAACGCCCGGCGGGGTATAGGCTGTGATCGCGGTGGGATAGACGTCGACCTGCGTAGCGGGGATACCACCGAACAGAACCTGGGTGTCGGTCGAGCCGGTCACGAAGTTTTCGCCCTCGATCATAACCCAGCGACCACCTGTTTCGGGGCCGCTGTTGGAGGAAATACTGGTGATCGTCGGTGGTGGATCGTAGACATAGGCATTCGGTTTAGTGCGAGTCCGACCATCGGGACTCTCTATCGTCACCCCGACCGTACCGCTGCCGGCCGGCGAGACCGCAGTGATCGTACTTGAATCAACCACCACGCCGTCGGTGGCTGTCATATTGCCGAATTTCACAACGGTAATGCTGCCCGGCAGAAAATTCTTTCCCGTAATCGTCACTACTTGATTAGCACCGGGACCGCTTTGCGGTCCATGGTCAGGAGTGACCCCCGTTACGACCAGAATGTTGGTGGCGGTGGCAATGTTTTCATAGGTTTGACCGGTTCCCGTCATGATGCCATTACGCATATTATCGTAGGCGGCCAACTGGTTTGACAGGATCCGATTGGCGGGCGTCATCAGAATTGCGTCGCCATAATTCAGGTAGGAAAACAGGTACCAGGTTCCCCAGGGGGTGAAGGTCGTTAATCCCTTGGCACGTGAGACATGGCTGAAGAGTTCCAGGAATTTCTGGTCCAGCGGTTCCCAGTAGCTGTAGACATCCCTGGAAAGAACCTCCGGGGAAATAACAGGGTAGGTGCCCAGTTCGCCGGCAGTGGCTTTATACATCCATGAGGGGCCAATGGTAACCAGCTTGTTGGGGTCATGAGAGCGCACCAGATCGGTCCAGGCAAGGACAGTTTCGAAGTAATTCTGATGGTCGTTGGTAGCAGGATAGATGTGAAAGTCAATGTAATCGAGTTGGGGCATGGGAGCAAAGAGATTCATGTACTCCTCGGTGTCCCAGGTGCCGGCACCCGCGCCGAGCATAGTATCATGGGACGGATAGAGTCCAATCGCCGATACCAGGTAGTCTCTCCATTGAACTGGCGTGCCAAGAACCTCGCCATCGATGAGTCCAAACGCAGCGTTCAAGGTACCCGGCTCTTCCAGAAGAGTAAGATAGTCGGGAGCGAGTTGCGTCAGGATGAGATAGCTTTCCTGAGCCCGCTCCTGGTTATGGCGCTGACGAGCGACGGTCGGACCAAAAACCCTGATGGTATCGAAATAGAAACGAGGGTCAACTACAGCAAAATCTCCGAAAATGATCCCATGCTCGATGTGGACTGCGAGACCTCGCGCCCGGGTTCTCGCAATCACCTCGGCATAGAAATCGATGTAATCAGCGACAGTTTTGTCGTAGTTGCTGTTCTGGCTGTTCAGGTAGGTGTGAAAGGCAGGGGTCAGAAGCGGATATGCGATGTTTATGGCTATCGTATTCACGCCCATCTCGGTCAGGCTATCCAGTTCCATCTCGACATTCTGCATGTTCCATTCAGCCAACAGATCGGGCCCCATGTTGCTGCTGGCAAGGGTCAGATGTGCAGCGTAGTTCGGGTAATAGCCTGGATTAGCAATGCCGATTCCACAGGCAGTTTGCTGAAAATCAAGCAGATAGGATGCCAACTCCTGGCAGTGATCGGCGGGCGCACCCGCTGGTGCGGCGACACATAGCTCCTCCGCCGTGAAAGGGGTACAGGCATCCGCACTGGCTTCGCCGGGGTAAAAAACCATGGTGAGAATCGCGACCAGTATTGCAAATGCAACGCTCATTGGTCGATGCACAATGTTCATGAAGTGTGGGCTCCTTAAGGAAACGTGTGAGATTCGATCGAGCGAATATTTCTATCGGGAGTTACGCACTTGGCAACATTC
It encodes the following:
- a CDS encoding IPT/TIG domain-containing protein, whose protein sequence is MNIVHRPMSVAFAILVAILTMVFYPGEASADACTPFTAEELCVAAPAGAPADHCQELASYLLDFQQTACGIGIANPGYYPNYAAHLTLASSNMGPDLLAEWNMQNVEMELDSLTEMGVNTIAINIAYPLLTPAFHTYLNSQNSNYDKTVADYIDFYAEVIARTRARGLAVHIEHGIIFGDFAVVDPRFYFDTIRVFGPTVARQRHNQERAQESYLILTQLAPDYLTLLEEPGTLNAAFGLIDGEVLGTPVQWRDYLVSAIGLYPSHDTMLGAGAGTWDTEEYMNLFAPMPQLDYIDFHIYPATNDHQNYFETVLAWTDLVRSHDPNKLVTIGPSWMYKATAGELGTYPVISPEVLSRDVYSYWEPLDQKFLELFSHVSRAKGLTTFTPWGTWYLFSYLNYGDAILMTPANRILSNQLAAYDNMRNGIMTGTGQTYENIATATNILVVTGVTPDHGPQSGPGANQVVTITGKNFLPGSITVVKFGNMTATDGVVVDSSTITAVSPAGSGTVGVTIESPDGRTRTKPNAYVYDPPPTITSISSNSGPETGGRWVMIEGENFVTGSTDTQVLFGGIPATQVDVYPTAITAYTPPGVGLGTVDVVVTNPDLQTAVLTGGYTFVPPPTVLSVTPDSGSSTGGTQVTISGQGFFAGSSDTRVWFGNLEATDVAVLSDTQIQAVTPMGNGVARVLVLNPDFQTGELLDAFTFVYPPTLLKIVPEAGPLDGGNTVWLGGYGFQPGATVLFGDRPATVESVTPNLITVAAPSGTGQIELEVTNPDGLQGTSPVPYAYSADPPPCIVFFTPTHGPAGGGTTVYIYGQNFVPGSTSTVVRFGTQQATTVTVLTPQWIRMEAPSGTGTVNLTVINPDAQAVVSAGLYTYD